The Phragmites australis chromosome 1, lpPhrAust1.1, whole genome shotgun sequence genomic interval ATGCAGCAATCTGATGTACTGTCAAGTCCAACGACAACCCCACACATGAGTTTGGTCTTGAAAAGGGCTTTGAGGGTTCATTTGATCCGCCAAACTCATTTGGTCTTAAAGCATCAGTCACTGAAAGCCTTACACTAGCCATGAAGCCCTGGAAATTTGAACAGTCTGTGCATGGCAACACTGCAACCTTGAACTGGTTTCTTCATGATGGTTTAAATGGAAGGGAGGTTTATTCTTCAAAGCCTTCCAAGCTTTCACTGCTTCAGCCAAGAGCCTGGTTCCGTGACAGGTATTCAAATGCGTACCACCCATTCACAAAGCAAGGGGGTGTCAtttttgcatgtgatgagtatGGAGACAGTGTCTGGTGGAAGATCTGTGGTGCAACATTAGGAAAGACTATGGACCGGGAGATCCGAGGCTGGATTTGGCTAACCTACTGGCCTAACAAACAAAGGACCTTTCACAGTGAAACAAGGTGGCTTGAATTCAGAGAATGCCTGCAGCTTCCCCTTACAAAGTTTTCATAAATTCATTGTGCTCTGAATGATTATATAGCAGTGTGTGAACTAAGTAGTGACAAATCCATGCATGTATGAGGCACAAAAAGTAAGATATTGGTCCCAAGATTATTCTATTGTGGTCAAATACGCCGTTACACAGAAATAACTTTCTCATATGCCCATTTGAGCAACCCTGGAGTCTTATTCAGTATTCTCACCACTCCTTTTGTAGAGCTAGCTTGAGTTCGCCCGAGCAAATGTGCAATATTAAATACCAAGACAGCACATAAAACATGGGTTCATTTCCTACTATAGTAACTATAGTACAGGaacacaacacacaggacaACTTCTTGTACCGGTTGGCTTATAGTATAAAGCTATGTCTCAGTAAGATGAAAGCCACAAATGACTACAGAGCTTCAAGTCTGAAGCATTTCCTTAACAGCACGAATGAAGCTGTTCCTACTGCTCAGCATGGTGACACCTCTAATATGAGAAAAGACTAAATCCATCATCTCCATCTTGATATTCTTCAtgtaattcaatttttttatcagcATTCAATTCTATTATTATCATCTCAAGAACATCTTCAACGTTAAAGTAATCATAACTTATGTTCCCTTCTTTGTGTAAAACACTCTCCTCAGATTGAATTACCTTCAGAGTCTTCTGCTCCACGTGGATACTTCCCAAGTCATCATTCGCTTTCATTTTCATCCCATGCACCTCAGTCTCTACAGATTCCACCTCATCCTTGTCATCAGACCGTTGAGCAACCGGTGGTACATTAGACGCGAGCAAAGAAAGTGCTGACGTGCAACCAGAATTGGCATCTGCAGAACTCTCCGAAAAGTTGACACGTGCCGTGGGACCATACATCGCCCTCGCCGCGTCATCGTACACATGAGCAGCCTCCACAGCAGTAGGAAATGAACCCAGCCATAGCCTCCTGCCACGGTTGGGCTCACGGATCTCGGCCACCCACTTGCCCCATGTCCGCTGCCTCACACCGCGGTATGCGCAATTCCCATTATCAGGGCCTCCTTTCCCGACCATGCACCCTTTCTTAGAACCCTTGGCTGGTGCCTTCCGGGAGCTACTCTCCTCCTGGAGCTTCTGGTTGTGTTCCTTCCACCACTTGATTGTCTCAGCAATGGAGTCAGGGCCAGTGCTTTTCCTTCGCATCCTCTTCTTCCTGACCCAACAAGGCAATTGATTTCACAAAGCCGAAAATTGGAATTTTCAGACGAAAACCATAAGAACCATAAGGTAATGAAGTCATGCAAActtcaaagaaagaaaaaaaaaaggattgctCTTTCATTCCACAAAAGACCAGCAGTAATTAagccaagaaaagaaagtgAACACATAAGCACGCATCAAAAGATAAGTTTCTTGACACTGTGCTCAAACAGTTCTTCCACCATGGCATTCCAGCAAGCAATTGGCGTGCTGCGTGCACCACCGAGGACACAACAAGCTTCCCCGCATCCACTTTGAAGAACGACATCGTCTCACCCGATTCAACACTTAGAATCTGTCTGTTCCAAATCTCACCGAACTCGAATTCCCCACCAAGAAGCGTGGGAAATCAAAAACATTTCTtcggagaaggagaagaatcACAACCTGGGGGAAAAACAGTATCTATAGAAACGCAGAGAAGGGTGGAGCGATTTAGTCCAACTAATCCACCGCCACACGAACACAGTGAGACGAACAAGCTCAGCTCAGCACGGACActccgcaacactatccaccaagcACAAGCGCAGGAAACGCGCATGGATTCAATGCCCAGCTGCTCCGCAGCCAGCCGGGAGAGCACCGCCCCAGCAATGCTCGACGACTAACCCAGcacgagaggaagaagagcggcGGGGTGAAGAGATAGAGAAGGACGCTGCTAACCTGACTTGCCCCCCGGAGGAGTCCCCTCCCTGCCCCTCTCCCCGCTCCATCGAGCTAGAAGAGAGATCTCccccctcgtcctcctcctccctagaTTTCCTCCGGCTGCTCGCTCCCCTTCCTCCTGTTCTTGCTGGTAGACCGGCAACCTCGTTGTTTCTTCTCCGGGCACCAACCAGATCTTCTACGGGCGGTGCGCCTGCTCGGATCTCCCCCACCTCGCGCTCTCCTTGTTACGCGGCAGGTGTCGGtgtccccctccctccctccctccctctgccgccgccgccgctttgCTTCGGTTTTGACGTGGACGCCAGCTCGCGGTGCGGCAATCCGGCTAGCCTGGCAGACGGGTCAACACCGCGCGCCCGGAAGCGTTTACACCCATCGATCGACGGCGCCCGCCGCTCTGTGCACCACGGTGCGGTGAGACTGTCGTACATTCTCCGTTCGTGTCCGTGTACTGCTGTAGTGACGCCCTTGCTTTTTGAGCTGCTAATAACTCAAACGGGTACATCCATTCAGCTTTGTGGCTACGGATAATTttactataaaaataaataataaaattaatagatatcttttttattttatttaaaatcaaaTTACGGTATCACTTATgacatatttgaattttaaagatttttattagatgagggGAGAAGATGTGACACGGTAAATAGTTGCAGAGCTGCAATGGAACACACCttgagaaggagaggaggatgtTTACAACACTAAACATAGAAGATATATTCTCTGGCTTGTTCCAAACCACTAGTTTACTACTGGGTTTCCTTCGCATTAATGTATCACATGCTATTCAACTAAGTTCGGAGGTTGGCTCGTGATCGCTAGGGGGGAAAAACAGTTTTGGCGCCAAGATTCCATTTGCATCTTATGAATGATGTGGTGAATGTTTGCATCTATTTTTTGGGTGGAATGCAGGCTGAAGAGAAATCGCAGGCCAGCAAAGGTTCGATGCAGGCAGGGGTTCAATAGTTTTGTGTAATAAACATAGAATCACTTGGCTCGTTCTTCCATGCCGTCGGACCGCCAAAATGAATCACATATCACTACCAAATTTTTGCTGTGAGCCTCCTGGGCAACGGGGGGGAATAAGTTGTGTTCCTTAGTTTTGGAAGGCTAGTGGTGCTAGCATTCCCATGGAAGCTTGCGGTGATGCGGCCCTAAATTAAAATCAATGAGCATACAATAGATTATCACGCCCACCGAACGGCTCAGAGCTACCAAATCAATGAGCATACAATAGATTATCATTGCGAAGCGGCTTAGTACAAGTTACATTTTCCAAAAGTGCGCCCACGCCAGTGAAAAGAAATTTAGGTAATATAAACACACAAGTTATACAAAATTTTCAGAAGCATCAAAAGTTTGAAACTAATAAATGATTTTACAAGAGATCAGTGGAGCATATATCTTCATTTAATTTGGCGCCAAATGTATGACCTCAGGTTATCCTCACTGAGGAAGCTTTGGAGAACAGAAGGCGCCATGGCAGCAATTGTATTATTTGGCCAATGATTTCGAATAAGGCATTACAATCATATTCTTTCCTCGTCAACTATATCTGCAGAATGTACAGAATAAGATCAGGGATGCTTGGACTCGGAATTATGTTGGTTGTCAACTTGTGGGTTCCATGCTAATAATTTCCAATCTATTACAGTGGCTTGTGAAGTGTTAGCTTAATTCACATATCACTGTTGATAAACTTTGTATTGCCAATTTACTCGAGGCATTATAAATTTGTAATTGCACCATTAGAAACAAGTGAAACTACACGGTGAAGGTAACAATAAAGGTGTAATTTGGGACAAATGAAAACTAAAAATGATACCAATAAACTGCAAAATTACTCATCATGGCATTTTCTCCACCCAAGTACAGAGGTTAGCGACTAAGAAGTTCATATGGTAGGAAACACGTGGGATGGAACTATATGGGAGACCTTTGCATTTTATATTTCA includes:
- the LOC133886464 gene encoding dehydration-responsive element-binding protein 2A-like translates to MERGEGQGGDSSGGQVRKKRMRRKSTGPDSIAETIKWWKEHNQKLQEESSSRKAPAKGSKKGCMVGKGGPDNGNCAYRGVRQRTWGKWVAEIREPNRGRRLWLGSFPTAVEAAHVYDDAARAMYGPTARVNFSESSADANSGCTSALSLLASNVPPVAQRSDDKDEVESVETEVHGMKMKANDDLGSIHVEQKTLKVIQSEESVLHKEGNISYDYFNVEDVLEMIIIELNADKKIELHEEYQDGDDGFSLFSY